Proteins encoded by one window of Emticicia oligotrophica DSM 17448:
- a CDS encoding SDR family NAD(P)-dependent oxidoreductase, with amino-acid sequence MRFKDKVVVITGGNSGIGKAAAILFAKEGAKVMIADLSEKIGDDVVEEIETNGGEASFIRVNVTDLDDVQRMIEQTISRLGRFDILVNSAGVLGPRVRTDKYPEEDFDKVINVNVKGLWNCMRVSLQHFIAQRSGNIVNIASVAGHLGMVGHIAYSASKHAVVGMTKTAGIEYAKHGIRINAVCPGFTQTPMLESADTDDAYLEALQHATPMKRFGKPEEIASAILYLAAEESSFITGQSIILDGGLILQ; translated from the coding sequence ATGAGATTTAAAGACAAAGTTGTTGTCATTACTGGGGGCAACTCTGGTATTGGCAAAGCAGCAGCTATTTTATTCGCCAAGGAAGGTGCCAAAGTAATGATTGCCGATTTATCTGAGAAAATCGGTGATGATGTAGTAGAAGAAATCGAAACCAATGGTGGCGAAGCTTCATTTATAAGAGTCAATGTAACTGACCTTGATGATGTGCAAAGAATGATTGAACAAACCATCAGTAGATTGGGAAGATTCGATATTTTAGTAAATTCTGCGGGAGTTCTTGGACCAAGAGTTCGTACAGATAAATATCCTGAAGAAGATTTCGATAAAGTAATCAATGTCAACGTCAAAGGTCTTTGGAATTGCATGAGGGTTTCCCTTCAGCATTTTATTGCACAGCGTAGCGGAAATATCGTAAACATCGCCTCTGTTGCTGGACATCTGGGAATGGTTGGTCATATCGCCTATTCAGCTAGTAAACACGCCGTTGTAGGTATGACTAAAACAGCAGGAATAGAATACGCCAAACATGGTATCCGAATCAATGCTGTTTGTCCGGGTTTTACCCAAACCCCAATGCTTGAAAGTGCAGATACCGACGATGCTTATTTAGAAGCTCTTCAACACGCCACTCCTATGAAACGTTTTGGCAAACCCGAAGAAATTGCCAGTGCTATTCTTTATTTAGCTGCCGAAGAGTCTTCATTCATTACAGGTCAAAGCATAATTTTAGATGGTGGACTGATTTTGCAGTAG
- a CDS encoding class I SAM-dependent methyltransferase, translating to MGKIISLLLRFIPRKYLQLFSHIPLKIYTFFLKGNTVECTVCDAKLTKFMPYGRLVSRPNALCPNCLALERHRLMALYLKERTNFFKAENLKVLHVAPEYCFIDRFESMKNLDYITADIESPLAKVKMDIHQIPFEANTFDVAICNHVMEHVDDYHKAMSELYRVLKPNGWAIIQSPQDWTKEHTFEDPTITDPRERERVFWQNDHLRLFGRDYGRELEKAGFTVTEDDFVMKMPKELVKRYSLPSEEIVYFCEKK from the coding sequence ATGGGCAAAATTATTAGTCTTTTACTCCGCTTTATCCCACGTAAATATTTACAGCTATTTAGCCATATTCCACTTAAAATATATACTTTTTTCCTAAAAGGAAATACCGTTGAATGTACAGTATGTGATGCGAAACTGACTAAATTTATGCCTTATGGCCGCTTAGTTTCTCGTCCAAATGCACTTTGTCCAAACTGTTTGGCACTCGAACGCCACAGATTAATGGCCCTTTATCTAAAAGAACGCACTAATTTCTTTAAGGCAGAAAACCTAAAAGTATTACACGTTGCACCTGAATATTGTTTCATCGACCGTTTCGAGTCCATGAAAAATTTAGATTATATCACGGCTGATATTGAATCGCCATTAGCTAAAGTTAAAATGGATATTCATCAGATTCCATTTGAAGCAAATACCTTTGATGTAGCCATCTGTAATCACGTAATGGAGCACGTTGATGACTACCACAAAGCCATGTCGGAGCTATACAGAGTTTTAAAACCAAATGGTTGGGCGATTATTCAATCACCACAAGATTGGACAAAAGAACATACATTCGAAGACCCAACAATCACCGACCCACGTGAACGTGAACGTGTTTTCTGGCAAAACGACCACCTTCGTCTGTTTGGGCGTGATTATGGGCGTGAACTTGAAAAAGCAGGTTTTACCGTAACAGAAGACGATTTTGTAATGAAAATGCCGAAAGAATTAGTGAAGCGTTATTCTTTACCAAGCGAAGAAATTGTTTACTTCTGTGAAAAAAAGTAA
- the hisS gene encoding histidine--tRNA ligase yields the protein MSKPSLARGTRDFGPSVMVKRNFIFDTIKRTFQKFGFQPIETPTIENLSVLMGKYGDEGDQLLFKILNSGDFAKDLSQKDLDEGSKKLTHKISEKGLRYDLTVPFARFVVMNRNDLVMPFKRYQIQPVWRADRPQKGRYREFYQCDADVVGTDSLICEAEIVLMLQEILQNLGIKNFTIKINNRKILSGIAEVIGVKGSEVPLTVAIDKLDKIGKEKVEEELRERGFSEEAIGKLQPIFEIQGNDTQVFEKLRLWLKDSETGLKGIEELEKVWSLVEGFGLTNAQTQLDITLARGLSYYTGAIFEVKANGVQIGSISGGGRYDNLTGTFGMPGLSGVGISLGVDRIFDVMEELNLFPDNQDVTTKVLVTNFDAEAEKYSLPLLKQLRDAGINAEIYPESSKIKKQFDYANRKNIPFVIVVGSDEIQSGELTLKNMELGEQEKLSIDLIIEKLK from the coding sequence ATGAGTAAACCAAGTTTAGCAAGAGGAACACGTGATTTTGGACCATCGGTGATGGTTAAGCGAAATTTTATCTTTGATACAATCAAACGCACTTTTCAAAAGTTTGGTTTTCAGCCAATTGAAACACCTACTATCGAAAATCTTTCGGTATTAATGGGTAAATATGGTGATGAAGGCGACCAACTTTTATTTAAAATTTTGAATTCAGGCGATTTCGCAAAAGACCTGAGTCAAAAAGACCTTGATGAAGGTTCGAAGAAGCTTACACACAAAATCTCGGAGAAAGGTTTGCGTTATGACTTAACGGTTCCGTTTGCTCGCTTTGTGGTGATGAATCGCAACGATTTGGTAATGCCATTTAAACGTTATCAAATTCAACCAGTTTGGCGTGCAGACCGCCCCCAGAAAGGTCGTTACCGTGAGTTTTACCAATGTGATGCCGATGTAGTAGGAACCGATTCATTAATTTGTGAAGCGGAAATCGTATTGATGTTGCAAGAAATTCTCCAAAACTTAGGAATCAAAAACTTTACGATAAAAATTAATAACCGTAAAATTTTATCAGGCATTGCAGAAGTAATAGGGGTGAAGGGTAGCGAGGTTCCGCTTACAGTAGCTATTGATAAGCTAGATAAAATTGGCAAAGAAAAAGTAGAAGAAGAACTCCGTGAACGTGGTTTTTCGGAAGAAGCTATTGGAAAACTACAACCAATTTTTGAAATTCAAGGTAATGATACACAGGTTTTCGAGAAACTACGTTTGTGGTTAAAAGATTCGGAAACAGGCTTGAAAGGAATCGAGGAGTTAGAGAAAGTATGGAGTTTGGTAGAAGGATTTGGCTTGACTAATGCTCAAACCCAACTTGATATTACGCTTGCCCGTGGACTGAGCTATTATACAGGTGCAATTTTTGAAGTGAAAGCCAACGGCGTACAAATTGGAAGTATTTCGGGTGGTGGCCGTTATGATAATCTGACGGGTACTTTCGGAATGCCAGGGCTTTCGGGCGTTGGTATTTCATTGGGGGTTGACCGTATCTTTGATGTGATGGAAGAATTGAATTTATTTCCAGATAATCAGGATGTTACGACTAAAGTTTTGGTTACGAATTTCGATGCAGAAGCTGAAAAATATTCATTGCCACTTTTAAAACAACTGCGTGATGCAGGAATCAATGCCGAAATTTACCCTGAATCAAGTAAAATCAAAAAACAATTTGATTACGCCAATCGCAAGAATATTCCATTTGTTATCGTTGTAGGTTCAGATGAAATACAATCAGGTGAACTTACTCTAAAAAACATGGAACTCGGAGAGCAAGAGAAGCTAAGTATAGACCTAATTATAGAAAAGCTAAAATAA
- the mltG gene encoding endolytic transglycosylase MltG — translation MLKNRKFIAYALVVVTTVAATLTFYFWQVANSANLNVDGKKDFVLYIPTGGTYKSVVDSLHEHKMIHDEISFQFLSKWMSYPEKVKAGRYIIKPNSGNREVLSRLRRGQQDEVRLTFNNVRLKSDLIKKMGGRFEFKTEDLVALLRNPEACQKYGFDTTTIMCMFLPNTYFIRWTTTPEKFMARMHDEYNKYWTNERLSQAKSINMTPIQVAILASIVQSETNKVDEMPRVAGAYINRMAANMPLQADPTVKFAVGDFSLRRILYKHLSINSPYNTYKNTGLPPGPIALPEPVALNAVLNYERHKYMYFCAKEDFSGYHNFAETFQEHTNNARIFQEALDKANIK, via the coding sequence ATGTTAAAAAATAGAAAATTTATTGCCTACGCATTAGTTGTTGTTACGACTGTGGCGGCTACTCTAACCTTTTATTTTTGGCAAGTAGCCAATAGTGCAAACCTAAATGTTGATGGTAAAAAAGATTTTGTATTGTATATTCCAACGGGAGGAACTTACAAAAGTGTAGTTGATTCTTTGCATGAGCATAAAATGATTCATGATGAAATATCTTTTCAGTTTTTATCAAAATGGATGAGTTATCCTGAAAAAGTAAAAGCTGGTAGATATATTATCAAACCTAATTCAGGAAATAGAGAAGTACTTTCAAGATTACGCCGAGGCCAGCAAGATGAGGTACGTCTGACATTCAATAATGTTCGTCTTAAATCTGACCTCATCAAGAAAATGGGTGGTCGTTTTGAATTCAAAACTGAAGATTTAGTGGCACTTCTGCGTAATCCAGAGGCTTGTCAAAAATATGGATTCGATACAACTACAATTATGTGTATGTTTTTGCCTAATACTTATTTTATCAGATGGACAACCACACCTGAGAAATTTATGGCAAGAATGCACGATGAATACAATAAGTATTGGACTAACGAACGCCTTTCACAAGCTAAATCAATCAATATGACGCCAATTCAAGTGGCAATTTTAGCTTCGATTGTGCAATCTGAAACCAATAAAGTTGATGAAATGCCACGTGTAGCAGGTGCTTATATCAATCGTATGGCGGCTAATATGCCATTACAAGCAGACCCAACTGTAAAATTTGCCGTAGGTGATTTTAGTTTACGCCGAATTCTTTACAAGCACCTTTCTATCAATTCGCCGTATAATACTTATAAAAACACTGGTTTACCTCCGGGCCCAATTGCTTTGCCAGAACCAGTAGCTTTGAATGCTGTGCTTAACTATGAGCGTCATAAATACATGTATTTTTGTGCGAAAGAAGATTTTTCGGGCTATCATAATTTCGCCGAAACCTTCCAAGAACACACCAATAATGCTCGTATCTTCCAAGAAGCTCTTGATAAAGCTAATATTAAGTAA
- a CDS encoding SDR family NAD(P)-dependent oxidoreductase codes for MKNVFDLTDKVAVITGASKGIGEAIARIYAAYGAKVVISSRKQADLDELAAEIKAEGGECVGIAAHAGDMEQLRQLVEKTVEIYGGIDILVNNAATNPVYGPSLECSDSAFDKIMQINVKAPFELAKMVHPIMKARGGGSIINISSIAGHTPDPGLGIYSVSKASLNMLTKVLAKEWGEAGIRVNAIAPGLIKTKFSQALWENDKVLAHFTKRLPIARMGSVEEISPMALYLASAASGYTTGGIFAIDGGTII; via the coding sequence ATGAAAAATGTATTCGATTTAACAGATAAAGTAGCAGTGATTACAGGAGCTAGCAAAGGAATTGGTGAAGCAATTGCTAGAATCTATGCAGCTTATGGTGCAAAAGTAGTCATTAGTAGTAGAAAACAAGCCGATTTAGATGAATTGGCCGCAGAAATAAAAGCCGAAGGGGGCGAATGTGTGGGCATAGCTGCACACGCAGGCGATATGGAGCAACTTCGTCAATTAGTAGAAAAAACGGTTGAAATTTACGGTGGTATTGATATTCTAGTCAATAATGCAGCAACTAACCCTGTTTATGGACCTTCATTAGAGTGTTCAGATAGTGCATTCGACAAGATTATGCAAATCAACGTTAAAGCACCTTTTGAATTAGCTAAAATGGTTCATCCAATCATGAAAGCACGCGGGGGTGGCAGTATCATTAATATCAGTAGCATTGCTGGACATACACCTGACCCCGGCTTAGGTATTTATAGCGTAAGTAAAGCTTCATTGAATATGCTTACCAAAGTATTAGCCAAAGAATGGGGAGAAGCTGGTATCAGAGTAAATGCCATTGCTCCAGGCTTGATAAAAACGAAATTCAGTCAAGCTTTATGGGAAAATGATAAAGTTTTGGCTCATTTTACTAAACGTTTACCTATTGCACGTATGGGTTCTGTCGAAGAAATATCTCCGATGGCTCTTTATTTAGCTTCGGCCGCATCTGGCTATACAACGGGTGGTATTTTTGCCATTGATGGTGGAACGATAATTTAA
- a CDS encoding helix-turn-helix domain-containing protein has translation MKLYISIISILLLILGNRAEAQIKIVVSEYPTFLIPDGELYMASSINNWSPGDPNYALKKDIDGSYFIILPDSIPYFEYKFTQGNWMLVEGGKDGRSRQNRIYDASSEANPKFIKVKIESWESKPSYVMVIEKIPENTPKDAHIYITGNFNNWNPGEEKYRLKRQADGTYRTIIYSDLARLEYKFTRGTWESVEGRQSGKARPNRVFNRSNTTDLKTIQIKIESWEDFSGAFNFFSLFDLLMLFASFQGILLIIAIPTIQDYNRAANRWLVLLIAVTSLMVLLREMSNHKEFAQTYSKLLLIPNLLLFLYAPLFYFYLSKLLFQTKKLPKKWQFHFILPAIQLVVYLPYFLMDFNVFRLKLVNEDNDLQIILAIMGLIGWCSNFYYWNICRKMIQTYKRDYSHNYSYEQNLQYLNTVLSIQAVCLTLWLFTGIWTIFSYEGLVNDSLIAERSIDTIWLVFSTIVYFLGYFAIHQPEIFKLPQREVEFFQNPLPINQANNYAPTPDKSEVVDENIMVLKSQLETYMDKHKPYENPKLTLNDLAAKLKIQPHVLSKVINDGFDKNFFDLINTYRIEEFKRRIEDPRYKNFTLLSLAFEVGFNSKTAFNRSFKKITNQTPSDFFEQIND, from the coding sequence ATGAAGCTATATATTTCAATAATATCCATTCTTCTTCTAATATTAGGAAATCGGGCGGAAGCACAAATTAAAATTGTGGTTTCGGAGTATCCTACTTTTCTGATACCTGATGGTGAGCTATATATGGCCAGTTCGATAAATAACTGGAGCCCGGGCGACCCCAATTATGCCCTGAAGAAAGATATTGATGGTTCTTACTTCATAATATTACCCGACTCAATCCCCTACTTTGAATATAAATTTACACAAGGAAATTGGATGCTTGTGGAAGGAGGAAAAGACGGCCGAAGCAGACAAAATCGAATTTATGATGCCTCTTCAGAAGCCAATCCTAAATTTATAAAAGTAAAAATTGAAAGTTGGGAGTCGAAACCATCATACGTCATGGTGATTGAAAAAATACCAGAGAATACGCCCAAAGATGCTCATATTTATATCACTGGTAATTTTAATAATTGGAATCCCGGAGAAGAAAAATATCGTCTCAAACGCCAAGCTGATGGTACTTATCGCACCATAATTTACAGCGATTTAGCTCGATTAGAATATAAATTTACTCGTGGTACATGGGAATCAGTTGAAGGCCGCCAAAGTGGAAAAGCTCGCCCAAATCGAGTATTTAATCGTTCGAATACGACAGATTTAAAGACAATTCAGATAAAAATCGAAAGTTGGGAAGACTTTTCAGGAGCTTTTAACTTTTTTTCACTTTTCGATTTATTAATGCTATTTGCCTCCTTTCAAGGCATTTTGCTCATAATCGCCATTCCTACTATTCAAGATTACAATCGGGCGGCTAATCGTTGGTTGGTATTATTGATAGCTGTGACTTCTCTCATGGTACTTCTAAGGGAAATGTCGAACCATAAAGAATTTGCCCAAACCTATTCTAAACTTTTACTAATTCCCAATTTATTACTATTCTTATATGCCCCTCTTTTTTATTTTTATTTAAGTAAACTTCTCTTTCAGACTAAGAAGTTACCAAAAAAATGGCAGTTCCATTTCATTTTACCAGCTATACAGTTGGTAGTATATTTGCCCTATTTTTTGATGGATTTTAATGTTTTTAGGTTAAAATTAGTCAATGAAGACAATGATTTACAAATCATTTTAGCAATTATGGGGCTGATTGGGTGGTGTAGTAATTTTTACTACTGGAATATCTGCCGTAAAATGATTCAAACCTATAAAAGAGATTATAGCCATAATTATTCATACGAGCAAAATCTTCAATACCTCAACACTGTACTTTCAATTCAGGCTGTATGCCTAACACTTTGGTTATTTACAGGAATCTGGACAATATTTTCATACGAAGGATTAGTAAATGATAGTCTAATTGCCGAGCGAAGCATCGATACAATTTGGTTAGTATTCTCTACAATTGTTTATTTTTTGGGTTATTTTGCCATTCATCAACCTGAAATATTTAAACTTCCCCAACGAGAAGTTGAGTTTTTTCAAAATCCATTACCTATTAATCAGGCCAATAATTATGCTCCTACTCCCGATAAAAGCGAGGTGGTCGATGAAAATATCATGGTTTTGAAAAGTCAGTTGGAAACTTATATGGACAAACACAAACCTTATGAAAACCCAAAACTAACGCTCAACGACCTTGCCGCAAAACTCAAGATTCAGCCGCATGTTTTATCAAAAGTTATCAATGATGGTTTTGATAAAAACTTTTTTGATTTGATAAATACCTACAGAATCGAAGAGTTTAAACGTCGTATCGAAGACCCACGTTATAAAAACTTTACACTACTCAGCTTAGCTTTTGAAGTAGGGTTCAATTCTAAAACTGCCTTCAATCGTTCATTCAAAAAGATTACAAACCAAACTCCAAGCGATTTTTTTGAACAAATCAATGATTAA
- a CDS encoding glycosyltransferase family 9 protein: protein MRKYCGTPKETIPFRIMDFFVDIYANLFYKKRKLAPINHNSPRILIASLGHLGDALTVTYMFPLIKKTYPNASIDLLTAQWCEPVNLHNPHINQTIYINHFQTNRRKISSWEKIKDFYRTFRQALPLLCQNDYDYYIDIRYSDAVAHFVLPFISVKKAYGFSRRALGGLLDIEFDVPTHEFHHFDMYFMLLREIDVKGSFADIEPYFPIPPNVSFEKIQEKIGLANKPFLMLFPESGGEHKQLSVEFWAKIIDETLKAHQLNVLLCGQTQMSKQILDLVDGAHKQNIIDTSAKINIQEIAVLSKNAKFALTLDSFPEHLCCIFSQTITIFKGTGYPFFPLANFPVYLIHNHKPSVGMTFERDNVEVVYQENVETDAVKALVLNKISKLLHE, encoded by the coding sequence ATGAGAAAATACTGCGGCACTCCAAAAGAAACCATTCCGTTTAGAATCATGGATTTTTTTGTGGATATTTATGCAAATCTTTTCTATAAAAAACGAAAATTAGCACCCATTAATCATAATTCACCAAGAATTTTAATTGCCTCTTTAGGGCATCTTGGCGATGCTTTGACGGTAACGTATATGTTTCCTTTAATAAAGAAAACATACCCAAATGCAAGCATTGATTTATTGACAGCTCAATGGTGCGAACCCGTAAACTTGCACAATCCGCACATTAATCAGACAATTTATATTAATCATTTTCAAACTAACCGACGTAAGATTTCATCTTGGGAGAAAATCAAGGATTTTTATCGCACATTTCGTCAGGCTCTACCCCTACTTTGTCAAAACGATTATGATTACTACATAGACATTCGTTATAGCGATGCAGTCGCCCATTTTGTTTTGCCATTTATTAGTGTAAAAAAAGCTTATGGCTTTTCGAGACGTGCTTTGGGTGGACTTTTAGACATAGAATTTGATGTTCCAACTCACGAGTTTCATCATTTTGATATGTATTTTATGTTACTTCGTGAAATTGACGTAAAAGGCTCTTTTGCTGATATCGAACCTTATTTCCCAATTCCGCCGAATGTTAGTTTTGAAAAAATTCAAGAAAAAATAGGATTAGCAAATAAGCCCTTCTTAATGCTTTTCCCAGAATCAGGCGGTGAACATAAGCAACTTTCAGTCGAATTTTGGGCGAAAATCATTGATGAAACCCTGAAAGCACACCAACTAAATGTATTACTTTGTGGTCAAACCCAAATGTCGAAACAGATTTTAGATTTAGTTGACGGTGCACATAAACAAAATATTATTGATACCTCAGCAAAAATCAATATTCAAGAAATTGCAGTTTTATCAAAAAACGCCAAATTTGCACTAACACTTGATTCATTTCCTGAACACTTGTGTTGTATTTTTAGTCAAACTATTACTATTTTCAAAGGCACAGGCTATCCATTTTTTCCTTTAGCCAATTTCCCAGTTTATCTTATTCACAATCACAAACCAAGTGTAGGCATGACTTTTGAGCGAGATAATGTCGAGGTTGTGTATCAAGAAAATGTTGAAACCGATGCAGTAAAAGCCTTGGTTTTAAACAAAATAAGCAAATTATTACATGAATAA
- a CDS encoding glycosyltransferase family 4 protein, whose translation MNKVILDTSVLGLGHFNEQSRTGIFRVVEELFKGLHTSPSIELSLANTEHLPEMISYLKEHFPEKSFNIVNKNSDKVRAKLESSLISIFPFKSLPQKAVREAFVRTRGYLKPKFKFDTTSLSNYDIYHSPFLPIPEEFEGFAKPKKIITIHDLIPHIFPQFFGEWNKIITKKILASIDEHTTPICISEATKNDLCEATGIATNRVKVVHLAASKDIFYQESNQEKISRTLKKYHISAESKHLLSVSTLEPRKNLERTIRAFLKLIQQEHITDLNLVLVGTKGWQFDGIFEEIKSNPTLKERIITTGFVADEDLASLYSSAIGFVYPSLYEGFGLPPLEAMQCGTPVISSNKSSIPEVVSDAGLLVEPTDETAIAAAMFAFYKNEKLRNELSKKAILQASKFSWERFISEHVNIYQQVS comes from the coding sequence ATGAATAAAGTCATTTTAGATACATCAGTTTTGGGGCTTGGCCATTTCAATGAACAATCACGTACAGGAATTTTTCGTGTAGTTGAAGAACTTTTTAAAGGATTACATACTTCTCCTTCAATTGAATTATCATTAGCCAATACTGAGCATCTACCCGAAATGATAAGTTATTTAAAGGAGCATTTTCCTGAAAAATCTTTCAATATTGTAAATAAAAATTCCGATAAAGTAAGAGCGAAACTCGAAAGTTCGCTTATATCAATATTTCCTTTTAAATCGCTGCCACAAAAAGCAGTTCGTGAAGCGTTCGTGCGTACACGTGGGTATCTTAAGCCTAAATTTAAGTTTGATACTACATCGCTCTCTAACTATGATATTTATCATTCACCCTTTTTGCCGATTCCAGAAGAATTTGAAGGATTTGCTAAACCTAAAAAAATCATCACTATCCATGATTTGATTCCGCATATATTCCCTCAATTCTTTGGCGAATGGAATAAAATCATTACCAAAAAAATATTAGCAAGTATTGATGAACATACTACTCCTATTTGTATCTCGGAAGCTACTAAAAACGACCTCTGTGAGGCCACTGGCATTGCCACTAATCGAGTAAAGGTAGTACATTTAGCGGCATCAAAAGACATATTTTATCAAGAAAGTAATCAAGAAAAAATAAGTAGAACCTTAAAAAAATATCATATATCAGCTGAAAGTAAGCACCTACTTTCGGTTTCTACTTTAGAACCACGTAAAAACCTTGAGCGTACAATCAGAGCATTTTTGAAACTCATTCAGCAAGAACACATCACCGATTTAAATTTAGTATTAGTAGGCACAAAAGGCTGGCAATTTGATGGAATTTTTGAAGAAATAAAGTCAAACCCTACCTTAAAAGAACGTATCATTACCACTGGCTTTGTAGCCGATGAAGATTTAGCTTCTTTATACTCTTCGGCAATTGGATTCGTTTATCCTTCGCTTTATGAAGGTTTTGGGCTTCCTCCGCTTGAAGCAATGCAGTGCGGTACACCCGTTATTTCATCTAATAAAAGTTCTATTCCAGAAGTAGTTAGCGATGCTGGCTTATTAGTAGAACCAACCGATGAAACTGCCATTGCAGCAGCAATGTTTGCGTTTTACAAGAATGAAAAACTTAGAAATGAGTTGAGTAAAAAAGCCATTTTACAGGCGAGCAAATTTTCTTGGGAAAGATTTATATCTGAGCATGTGAATATCTATCAACAGGTTTCTTAA
- a CDS encoding DUF5672 family protein has protein sequence MNVCVIIPIYQDKLSQFEQISLSQGMRVLGHYPIIVVKPQTLNLSLLQEQYPQITFESFDDSFFKSTLTYNRLLLSEEFYSRFLAHEFMLIYQLDAFVFRDELEYWCQQGYDYIGAPWRIEIDFDSKIKELIWHFKRKIALWFDLKEELHGKYGPKEIIMKRAVGNGGFSLRRTKKLLSLIPKNKAKIEEYLEKVKTHPAYNEDMFWGIEMNRFWPNLRIPNWRTALKFGVEHLPQKAFQLNGGLPFGCHAWDIYETEFWKKEIEKFGYKF, from the coding sequence ATGAATGTTTGTGTAATAATACCTATTTATCAAGATAAACTAAGTCAGTTTGAGCAAATATCGCTTTCCCAAGGGATGCGAGTTTTGGGGCATTACCCTATCATAGTTGTAAAGCCCCAAACACTCAATTTAAGCCTTTTACAAGAGCAATACCCTCAAATTACTTTCGAATCATTTGATGATTCTTTTTTTAAAAGTACACTTACCTATAATCGTTTACTTTTATCGGAAGAATTCTACAGCAGATTTTTGGCACATGAGTTCATGCTTATTTATCAACTTGATGCTTTTGTTTTTCGAGATGAATTAGAATACTGGTGCCAACAAGGTTATGATTATATTGGAGCTCCGTGGCGAATTGAAATTGACTTTGATTCAAAAATTAAGGAACTAATTTGGCATTTCAAGCGAAAAATTGCTTTATGGTTCGACCTTAAAGAAGAACTTCATGGCAAATATGGCCCTAAGGAAATTATCATGAAACGAGCCGTTGGCAATGGCGGGTTTTCTTTGAGACGTACGAAAAAACTTTTAAGTTTAATTCCCAAAAATAAAGCTAAAATTGAAGAATATTTAGAAAAGGTAAAGACACACCCAGCCTATAATGAAGATATGTTTTGGGGCATTGAAATGAATCGTTTTTGGCCAAACCTACGAATTCCTAATTGGCGAACTGCCCTCAAATTTGGTGTTGAACATCTGCCTCAAAAAGCTTTTCAACTCAACGGCGGCTTACCTTTTGGATGCCACGCTTGGGATATTTACGAAACCGAATTTTGGAAAAAAGAGATTGAGAAATTTGGGTATAAATTTTGA